A part of Rhinoderma darwinii isolate aRhiDar2 chromosome 1, aRhiDar2.hap1, whole genome shotgun sequence genomic DNA contains:
- the GCNT1 gene encoding beta-1,3-galactosyl-O-glycosyl-glycoprotein beta-1,6-N-acetylglucosaminyltransferase, with the protein MLKRKLRHCKVSRTSLLLFIALTAVTLTVLKNHNKTPYFSSRNLEIEGENPSSNVNCTKILRGDIEAIQNAKLEILTVKHKEQQRLTENDYVNMTKDCYSFTRDRKYFLYPLSNEERKYPIAYSIVVHHKIDMLERLLRTIYMPQNSYCIHVDKKSSESFMAAVKGIVSCFENIFIASQLENVVYASWSRVQADLNCMKDLHHADAHWKYLINLCGMDFPIKSNREMVQMLQALNGENSLETEKMPPHKEVRWRKHYEITAHGIQKTDVNKEPPPFHVPMFSGSAYFVLSRAFVSQVLENDKIRTFLEWSKDTYSPDEFLWATLHRYPELPGSVPANSKYDVSDMNSIARFVKWEYLEGDVAKGAPYPPCSGSHVRSVCVFGAGDLQFMLRKHHLFANKFDMDVDPIAIQCLEEQLRHKALYPEIHG; encoded by the coding sequence ATGCTGAAAAGAAAATTACGCCATTGTAAAGTTAGTCGCACCAGCTTGTTGCTCTTTATCGCACTCACTGCAGTGACCCTCACAGTGCTGAAGAACCACAACAAAACGCCTTATTTTAGTAGCAGAAACCTAGAAATTGAAGGGGAGAACCCCAGTAGCAATGTAAACTGTACAAAGATCCTCAGAGGTGACATTGAGGCAATCCAGAATGCCAAATTAGAGATCCTCACTGTGAAACATAAAGAGCAGCAACGTCTGACTGAAAATGACTACGTCAATATGACCAAAGACTGCTACTCTTTTACAAGGGATCGCAAATATTTTTTATATCCACTGAGCAACGAAGAGCGTAAATATCCCATAGCCTATTCAATAGTGGTTCACCATAAAATTGATATGCTGGAAAGACTTTTGCGTACAATATACATGCCTCAGAATTCTTATTGCATCCATGTCGACAAAAAATCTTCCGAATCTTTTATGGCTGCAGTAAAAGGAATCGTCTCCTGTTTTGAAAATATCTTCATAGCCTCCCAATTGGAGAATGTAGTGTATGCATCATGGAGTCGTGTGCAGGCCGACCTCAACTGCATGAAGGATCTTCACCATGCAGATGCTCACTGGAAATACTTAATAAATCTCTGTGGCATGGACTTTCCAATAAAAAGCAACCGAGAAATGGTACAGATGTTACAAGCATTGAACGGTGAAAACAGCCTAGAAACGGAAAAGATGCCACCGCACAAGGAAGTCCGGTGGAGGAAGCACTATGAGATAACGGCTCATGGTATTCAGAAAACGGACGTTAACAAGGAGCCGCCACCATTTCATGTCCCGATGTTTTCTGGCAGTGCCTATTTTGTTCTCAGTAGAGCGTTTGTCAGCCAAGTCTTGGAAAACGACAAAATTAGAACGTTTCTAGAATGGTCTAAGGACACTTATAGTCCAGATGAGTTTTTATGGGCCACTCTGCACAGGTATCCTGAATTGCCGGGATCCGTTCCTGCCAATAGTAAATACGATGTTTCCGACATGAATTCCATAGCCAGGTTTGTGAAATGGGAGTACTTGGAGGGAGACGTCGCTAAGGGAGCACCATATCCACCATGTAGTGGATCTCATGTCCGTTCAGTTTGTGTGTTTGGTGCCGGTGACTTGCAGTTTATGTTGAGAAAGCATCACTTGTTTGCTAATAAATTTGACATGGATGTAGACCCCATTGCCATTCAGTGCCTAGAAGAACAACTGAGGCACAAAGCACTATATCCAGAAATACATGGGTGA